One Mycobacteroides abscessus ATCC 19977 genomic window carries:
- a CDS encoding MCE family protein translates to MLLICLGLALAATTAGAAWSVTRDRGTITVTAQFDSAAGLYPGNVVAVLGMPVGQVSKITARGGYAEVEFTVDSQVKVPADAQAVTLSTSILTDRQIELSPPYRGGPELRDGDTIGLSRTRTPVEFDRVLGMLDKLSGSLRGDGAGGGPIAAVLNAGDGVAAGNGDRIKTALDELSRALRLGADGGAHTREQMTAIVKNVSGLLDAAARNDASLRQFGSTVRQLSDVLADENFGSGNTGRQFNEVIEQTGNILQANRDAIRRGIANGNKSIQTVYDRQREVAEFFDVLPLMADNLYNAIDQRNGAIRAHFLADRMVFDGQMAKEICNLMGLRQLGCSTGTLQDYGPDFGLTYMLDGLAAMGQK, encoded by the coding sequence ATGCTCCTGATATGTCTGGGGCTGGCCCTGGCCGCGACGACGGCGGGCGCGGCATGGTCCGTCACCCGGGACCGTGGAACCATCACCGTCACGGCCCAATTCGACAGCGCCGCGGGCCTGTATCCGGGAAATGTGGTGGCAGTCCTCGGCATGCCGGTGGGGCAGGTCTCTAAGATCACCGCCCGGGGCGGCTACGCCGAGGTGGAGTTCACGGTGGACAGCCAGGTGAAGGTGCCCGCCGACGCCCAGGCCGTCACGCTCTCGACGTCGATCCTGACCGACCGCCAGATCGAGCTGTCCCCGCCGTATCGCGGCGGACCTGAACTGCGTGACGGCGACACCATCGGCCTGAGCCGCACACGGACGCCCGTCGAATTCGACCGGGTGCTGGGCATGCTCGACAAACTCTCCGGGTCCCTGCGCGGTGACGGTGCCGGTGGTGGGCCCATTGCCGCGGTGCTCAACGCGGGCGACGGTGTGGCCGCGGGCAATGGTGATCGCATCAAGACGGCGCTGGACGAGTTGTCGCGGGCCTTGCGGCTGGGCGCCGACGGTGGGGCGCACACCCGCGAACAGATGACGGCCATCGTCAAGAACGTCAGTGGCCTACTGGACGCGGCGGCCCGCAATGACGCGAGCCTGCGTCAGTTCGGTTCGACGGTACGACAGCTCAGCGATGTGCTGGCCGATGAGAATTTCGGGTCGGGCAACACCGGGCGGCAGTTCAACGAGGTGATCGAGCAGACGGGGAATATCTTGCAGGCCAACCGGGATGCGATCCGGCGTGGTATTGCCAACGGCAACAAGAGCATCCAGACGGTGTATGACCGCCAGCGGGAGGTCGCCGAGTTCTTCGATGTGTTGCCGCTGATGGCCGACAACCTGTACAACGCCATCGACCAGCGCAACGGCGCCATCCGGGCGCACTTCCTGGCCGACCGCATGGTGTTCGACGGCCAGATGGCCAAGGAGATCTGCAATCTGATGGGCTTGCGACAACTCGGCTGTAGCACCGGGACACTGCAGGATTACGGCCCCGATTTCGGGCTGACCTACATGCTCGACGGTCTTGCGGCGATGGGGCAGAAGTGA
- a CDS encoding metal-dependent hydrolase, whose amino-acid sequence MPANNSQPRPLSAASRAVHTRRIAFTFDRSAPSRRHFMAGDIAMSHLVALLSGFFPSGEEFFIQSVRRYDRQILDPVLKKQVAGFIGQEMTHGMQHRELNTQLVRRGYWATGLMDRVGTRLVKRMKQHRERMPDTVARAALAVTAGVEHLTAILGEQVLSVPWIQQQLTDPEVRAMLNWHAIEEMEHKSVAFDVYRYVGGTERMRIAAMVLTLGLFLTRTVILLASIVTDPWAWRRPARTLRSLATLPRTPLFAGLGAKIRCYLRPGFHPDDIDHGPLLEKWREEYFGPEGTLLDHLK is encoded by the coding sequence ATGCCGGCCAACAATTCGCAACCGCGCCCGTTGTCGGCCGCCAGCCGCGCCGTGCACACCCGCCGCATCGCGTTCACCTTCGATCGGTCCGCGCCCTCGCGGCGGCACTTCATGGCCGGCGATATCGCCATGAGTCATCTGGTGGCGCTGTTGTCGGGGTTCTTCCCGTCCGGGGAAGAGTTCTTCATCCAGTCGGTGCGGCGCTACGACCGGCAGATCCTCGACCCGGTGCTCAAAAAGCAGGTCGCGGGCTTCATCGGGCAGGAGATGACGCACGGAATGCAGCACCGCGAACTGAACACCCAGCTGGTGCGTCGTGGCTACTGGGCGACCGGGCTCATGGATCGCGTGGGCACCCGACTGGTCAAGCGCATGAAACAGCACCGGGAGCGGATGCCGGATACCGTCGCCCGGGCGGCGCTTGCCGTCACCGCGGGGGTGGAGCACCTCACCGCGATTCTCGGGGAACAAGTGCTCAGCGTGCCCTGGATACAGCAGCAGCTGACCGACCCCGAGGTGCGCGCGATGCTGAACTGGCATGCCATCGAGGAGATGGAACACAAGTCGGTGGCCTTCGACGTGTACCGGTACGTCGGCGGGACCGAGCGGATGCGTATCGCGGCGATGGTTCTCACGCTGGGGCTCTTCCTGACCCGGACGGTGATCCTGCTGGCCTCGATCGTCACCGATCCGTGGGCCTGGCGCCGCCCCGCGCGGACCCTGCGCAGCCTGGCAACCCTGCCGCGCACCCCGCTGTTCGCGGGGCTGGGAGCTAAGATTCGCTGCTACCTGCGGCCCGGCTTCCATCCCGACGACATCGACCATGGCCCTTTGCTCGAGAAGTGGCGCGAGGAGTACTTCGGTCCCGAGGGCACCCTGCTGGACCATCTGAAGTAG
- a CDS encoding GntR family transcriptional regulator translates to MPVPPSEGIAARSLLRDNAYKALRTAIVDGTLAPGERLRDDELSRWLGVSRTPIREALARLEQAGLVQTQPGRHTIVSPIDVREARAAQSVAAAMHELAVREAITNISPGDLAAMRHANTRFAAALDAHDPDAALAADDEFHAVAVEASANPYIAAVLEQVTPVLRRLERIRFASRDGRHSVALHEQIIARCEAGDSEGAGRAARDNWHTLIAAPEGAAHEERGAG, encoded by the coding sequence ATGCCGGTACCGCCCTCGGAGGGCATCGCAGCGCGATCCCTGCTCCGCGATAACGCCTACAAGGCCCTGCGTACGGCCATCGTCGACGGCACACTCGCCCCCGGTGAACGCCTGCGTGACGACGAGTTGAGCCGATGGCTGGGAGTGAGCCGGACCCCGATCCGCGAGGCCCTGGCCCGCCTGGAGCAAGCCGGCCTGGTGCAGACCCAACCGGGTAGGCACACCATCGTCAGTCCCATCGACGTCCGCGAGGCACGTGCCGCGCAGTCCGTCGCCGCCGCGATGCACGAGCTCGCCGTCCGGGAGGCGATCACCAACATCTCCCCCGGCGACCTCGCGGCGATGCGGCACGCCAACACCCGCTTCGCCGCCGCCCTGGACGCCCACGATCCCGACGCCGCTCTGGCCGCGGACGACGAATTCCACGCCGTCGCCGTCGAAGCCAGCGCCAACCCCTACATCGCCGCCGTACTCGAACAGGTCACCCCCGTGCTGCGCCGCCTGGAACGAATCCGCTTCGCCAGCCGCGACGGACGCCATTCGGTGGCCCTGCACGAGCAGATCATCGCCCGGTGCGAAGCCGGTGACAGCGAGGGCGCGGGCCGCGCCGCGCGCGACAACTGGCACACCCTCATTGCGGCGCCCGAGGGCGCCGCACACGAAGAACGCGGAGCCGGCTGA
- a CDS encoding MlaD family protein, producing the protein MGRGLPVFLAVVLLSAGCSTGGLADLPLPAPGLGAGGYRLTAVFANALNLPERAKVKLAGADIGEVESMAAVDFRAVTTLRIRHDVTLTAGSTAQLRTATPLGDVFVAITPPDQPGTGMLADGDTIPIDQTGAAATVESVLSSAAILVNGGAVHNLTNVVNGTGRAAGQDGQAFGRMIGKSNELLGKLNARSGQLDAAMTETAQLARALDGKSAQLGQVLHAAAPATATLQENAGQISDLVLLLGDTARELGKFPSIAGTDTSGRSVVADANAISRSWNDVVLDPETSLLSLNRLYAPFIKITAGSAISGRAGIDRLVLGAIPDAGFGGDPGFHGPKRYDWAKFVGTIKYSLWRLQERVVGQGPAAQGFGVQGPTR; encoded by the coding sequence ATGGGCCGCGGATTGCCGGTGTTTCTCGCCGTCGTGCTGCTGAGCGCCGGATGTTCCACCGGCGGGCTGGCCGACCTGCCGCTGCCAGCCCCGGGTCTGGGCGCCGGGGGATACCGGCTCACAGCGGTTTTCGCCAATGCGCTCAACCTCCCCGAGCGCGCCAAGGTGAAGCTCGCCGGAGCCGACATCGGCGAGGTGGAGTCCATGGCCGCCGTCGACTTTCGTGCGGTGACCACTCTGCGTATTCGGCATGACGTCACTCTGACGGCGGGCAGCACCGCGCAGTTGCGCACGGCCACACCGCTTGGCGATGTTTTCGTGGCCATTACGCCGCCGGACCAACCCGGCACCGGCATGCTCGCCGACGGCGACACCATTCCCATAGACCAGACCGGTGCGGCGGCGACCGTCGAGTCGGTGCTCAGCTCGGCGGCGATCCTGGTGAACGGGGGCGCGGTGCACAACCTGACCAACGTCGTGAACGGCACGGGCAGGGCAGCGGGCCAGGACGGTCAGGCCTTCGGGCGCATGATCGGAAAGTCCAACGAGCTGCTGGGCAAGCTGAACGCGCGGTCGGGGCAGCTGGATGCCGCGATGACCGAGACGGCTCAGCTGGCCCGGGCGCTGGATGGCAAGAGCGCCCAGCTCGGGCAGGTGCTACACGCGGCGGCCCCGGCAACGGCGACATTGCAGGAGAACGCCGGTCAGATCTCCGATCTGGTGCTGCTGTTGGGTGACACCGCACGCGAGTTGGGTAAGTTCCCTTCCATCGCGGGCACCGACACCAGCGGGCGCAGCGTGGTCGCCGACGCCAACGCGATTTCCCGGTCCTGGAACGACGTGGTGCTGGACCCGGAGACCAGCCTGCTCTCACTGAATCGGCTGTACGCGCCGTTCATCAAAATTACTGCGGGATCGGCTATTTCCGGGCGGGCGGGTATCGATCGCCTGGTCCTGGGCGCGATCCCGGACGCCGGATTCGGGGGAGATCCGGGCTTCCACGGCCCCAAGCGGTACGACTGGGCGAAGTTCGTCGGGACCATCAAGTACTCGTTGTGGCGGCTACAAGAACGCGTCGTCGGGCAGGGGCCCGCAGCGCAGGGCTTCGGTGTGCAAGGCCCCACCCGATGA
- a CDS encoding MlaD family protein: MSRAWASGLSLVFLLVVSVTYLLVGVLHVRPLASSYPLTIQLAESGGLLPNQDVTLHGVRIGSVDSLTFTGTGVNAVVNVDGGVRVPASAVVRVSGLSPAGEQYLDFSAGSDTGPFLTAGDVITRDRTDIPVTPAQLLSHADGVLAQVDPSKIERIKKELSLSAAGPRKLTDIVDGGVFLLATLDSVLPETVSAIKDSRTVLSAAVDVNGGIAATARNLRGTLTGINAMDGGYRTLIGQAPQVLHAADKLFDDNSDTMVQLLANLAVNARLSYVRVPALNALFPNYRGSALEAFISTMHDYGLWVTADLYPRYACDYGTPRHPPSAADYPEPFLYTYCRDDDPAILVRGAKNAPRPAGDDTAGPPPGADLGARSDPTPPGRYTIPTPYGGPALPIEPPR, from the coding sequence ATGAGCCGCGCCTGGGCCAGCGGCCTGTCTCTCGTTTTCCTGCTGGTGGTTTCAGTCACCTACCTGTTGGTGGGCGTGCTGCACGTGCGGCCATTGGCGTCGAGCTATCCGCTGACCATCCAACTTGCCGAATCCGGCGGACTGCTGCCCAACCAGGACGTGACGCTGCACGGGGTACGGATCGGCTCGGTCGACTCATTGACCTTCACCGGAACCGGTGTCAACGCGGTCGTGAACGTCGACGGCGGTGTGCGGGTGCCCGCGTCCGCGGTGGTGCGGGTTTCGGGGCTGTCGCCGGCCGGCGAGCAGTACCTCGACTTCTCGGCGGGATCGGACACCGGTCCGTTCCTGACCGCGGGTGACGTGATCACCCGGGATCGCACCGACATCCCGGTGACCCCGGCGCAGCTGCTGTCCCACGCCGATGGTGTGCTGGCACAAGTAGATCCGTCGAAGATCGAGCGCATCAAGAAGGAACTGAGCCTGAGCGCCGCGGGGCCGCGCAAGCTCACCGACATCGTCGACGGCGGGGTGTTCTTGTTGGCCACCCTGGATTCGGTTCTGCCCGAGACGGTTAGCGCCATCAAGGACAGCCGCACGGTGTTGTCGGCGGCGGTCGATGTCAACGGGGGCATCGCGGCCACCGCACGCAATCTGCGCGGCACTCTCACGGGTATCAATGCCATGGACGGGGGCTACCGCACACTCATCGGCCAGGCTCCGCAGGTTCTGCACGCCGCCGACAAGCTTTTCGACGACAACTCCGACACCATGGTGCAGCTGCTGGCCAACCTGGCCGTGAACGCGCGGCTGTCCTATGTGCGGGTGCCGGCGCTGAACGCCTTGTTCCCCAACTACCGCGGTTCGGCGCTGGAGGCGTTCATCAGCACCATGCATGACTACGGGCTATGGGTGACCGCCGACCTGTATCCGCGGTATGCCTGCGATTACGGCACCCCGCGGCACCCACCCTCGGCGGCCGACTACCCGGAGCCGTTCCTGTATACGTACTGCCGCGACGACGATCCCGCCATCCTGGTGCGCGGCGCCAAGAACGCCCCGCGCCCGGCGGGGGACGACACCGCCGGGCCGCCGCCCGGCGCCGACCTGGGCGCCAGGTCCGACCCGACGCCGCCGGGCCGCTACACCATCCCGACGCCCTACGGTGGGCCGGCGCTGCCCATCGAGCCACCGAGGTAG
- a CDS encoding glycine--tRNA ligase, protein MAAKPNAAGKKIEAVVNLAKRRGLVYPCGEIYGGTKSAWDYGPLGVELKENIKKQWWRSVVTSRDDVVGLDSSVILPRQVWVASGHVEVFNDPLVECLNCHKRHRQDHLQEAYSEKEAKKGLTIAPESVPMTEIVCPDCGNKGQWTEPRDFNMMLKTYLGPIETEEGLHYLRPETAQGIFINFKNVVTTSRQKPPFGIGQIGKSFRNEITPGNFIFRTREFEQMEMEFFVEPSTAPEWHKYWIDTRLQWYVDLGIDPENLRLYDHPKEKLSHYSDGTVDIEYKFGFSGNPWGELEGIANRTDFDLSTHAKHSGEDLSYYDQAEDRRYTPYVIEPAAGLTRSFMAFLVDAYHEDEAPNAKGGVDTRTVLRLDPRLAPVKVAVLPLSRNADLSPRAKALAAELRQSWNVDFDDAGAIGRRYRRQDEIGTPFCVTVDFDSLEDDSVTVRDRDEMTQQRIPIGGVADHLAKTLKGC, encoded by the coding sequence GTGGCCGCCAAGCCGAACGCCGCTGGTAAGAAGATCGAGGCCGTCGTCAACCTCGCCAAACGCCGGGGACTTGTGTACCCCTGCGGCGAGATCTACGGCGGAACCAAGTCGGCGTGGGATTACGGGCCGCTCGGCGTGGAACTCAAGGAGAACATCAAGAAGCAGTGGTGGCGCTCGGTCGTCACCAGCCGCGACGACGTCGTCGGCCTGGACTCCTCGGTGATCCTGCCGCGCCAGGTGTGGGTGGCCTCCGGCCACGTCGAGGTGTTCAACGATCCGCTGGTGGAGTGCCTGAACTGTCATAAGCGCCACCGCCAGGACCACCTGCAAGAAGCCTATAGCGAAAAAGAGGCGAAAAAGGGCCTCACAATCGCGCCCGAGTCGGTTCCCATGACCGAGATCGTGTGCCCGGACTGTGGCAACAAGGGCCAGTGGACCGAGCCGCGCGACTTCAACATGATGCTCAAGACCTACCTGGGTCCCATCGAGACCGAAGAGGGTCTGCACTACCTGCGCCCCGAGACGGCACAGGGCATCTTCATCAACTTCAAGAATGTCGTGACCACCTCGCGGCAGAAGCCGCCCTTCGGCATCGGCCAGATCGGCAAGAGCTTCCGCAACGAGATCACCCCCGGCAACTTCATCTTCCGCACGCGCGAATTCGAGCAGATGGAGATGGAGTTCTTCGTCGAGCCGTCCACGGCGCCCGAGTGGCACAAGTACTGGATCGACACCCGGCTGCAGTGGTACGTCGACCTGGGTATCGACCCGGAGAATCTGCGGCTGTACGACCACCCCAAGGAGAAGTTGTCGCATTACTCCGACGGCACCGTCGATATCGAGTACAAGTTCGGTTTCAGCGGCAACCCGTGGGGCGAGCTGGAAGGCATCGCCAACCGCACCGACTTCGATTTATCCACGCACGCAAAGCATTCCGGTGAGGATCTGTCGTACTACGATCAGGCCGAGGACCGCCGGTACACCCCGTACGTGATTGAGCCGGCGGCCGGTCTGACCCGGTCCTTCATGGCCTTCCTGGTTGATGCGTACCACGAGGACGAGGCGCCGAACGCCAAGGGCGGCGTGGACACCCGTACGGTGCTGCGGCTGGATCCGCGGCTGGCCCCGGTCAAGGTCGCGGTACTGCCGCTGTCGCGCAATGCCGACCTGAGCCCGCGGGCCAAGGCGCTGGCCGCCGAGCTGCGCCAGAGCTGGAATGTCGACTTCGATGACGCCGGGGCAATCGGCCGGAGGTATCGTCGACAGGACGAGATCGGTACCCCGTTCTGCGTCACAGTCGATTTCGACTCGCTCGAAGACGACTCCGTCACCGTTCGCGACCGCGACGAGATGACCCAGCAGCGTATTCCGATCGGCGGCGTGGCCGATCATCTCGCCAAAACCCTCAAGGGCTGCTAG
- a CDS encoding 1-aminocyclopropane-1-carboxylate deaminase: MSIHDFARYPLTFGPSPVHPLQRLSSHLGGAQIWAKREDCNSGLAFGGNKVRKLEYIVPDILASGADTLVSIGGYQSNHTRQVAAVAAVLGMRCHLVQERWVDWDDPGNDKVGNILLSRIMGAHTQLDPAGFDIGIRQSWEEALTAVENAGGKPYPIPAGASEHKYGGLGFANWAYEVAAQEEQLGVFFDTIVVCTVTGSTHAGMIAGFAALADAGGPPRRVLGIDASATLTQTTDQVTRIARHTADQIGLERELRPEEITVLEGWAGEKYGVPVDSTIEAIQLCGRLEAMITDPVYEGKSMAGLIDLVTNGTIEPGSTVLYAHLGGQPALNAYSGAFTG, translated from the coding sequence GTGTCGATCCACGATTTTGCCCGCTACCCACTGACCTTCGGCCCCAGCCCCGTCCATCCCCTGCAGCGGCTGAGCAGCCACCTCGGCGGCGCGCAGATCTGGGCCAAACGGGAGGACTGCAACTCCGGACTTGCCTTCGGCGGCAACAAGGTACGCAAGCTGGAGTACATCGTCCCGGACATCCTGGCCAGCGGCGCCGACACCTTGGTATCCATCGGCGGCTACCAGTCCAACCACACCCGGCAGGTGGCCGCGGTGGCGGCGGTGCTGGGTATGCGGTGCCACCTGGTGCAGGAACGCTGGGTGGATTGGGACGACCCCGGCAACGACAAGGTGGGCAACATCCTGCTGTCACGAATCATGGGCGCCCACACCCAGCTGGATCCAGCGGGTTTCGATATCGGCATCCGTCAATCGTGGGAAGAGGCACTCACCGCCGTCGAAAATGCCGGCGGCAAGCCCTATCCCATCCCGGCGGGGGCGTCCGAACACAAGTACGGCGGACTGGGCTTCGCCAATTGGGCCTATGAGGTCGCCGCGCAAGAAGAACAGCTGGGCGTCTTCTTCGACACCATCGTCGTGTGCACCGTCACCGGTTCCACGCACGCCGGGATGATCGCGGGATTCGCCGCACTCGCCGACGCCGGAGGCCCGCCGCGGCGGGTGCTCGGTATCGACGCGTCCGCCACCCTCACGCAGACCACCGACCAGGTCACCCGCATCGCACGCCATACCGCGGACCAGATCGGACTCGAACGCGAGCTGCGCCCCGAAGAAATCACCGTGCTCGAGGGTTGGGCAGGCGAAAAGTACGGCGTACCTGTCGATTCCACAATCGAAGCGATCCAGCTGTGCGGACGGCTGGAGGCGATGATCACCGATCCGGTGTACGAGGGCAAGTCGATGGCAGGCCTGATCGACCTGGTCACGAACGGGACGATCGAGCCCGGCTCAACCGTGCTGTATGCCCATCTGGGCGGCCAGCCTGCCCTCAACGCCTACAGCGGCGCCTTTACCGGTTAA
- a CDS encoding aspartate aminotransferase family protein, with amino-acid sequence MTDVQNHIGIDPASAPIEAPAAEAQVRADDRGHVFHSWSAQAMIDPLPIAGGSGATFWDYTGKEYLDFASQLVNLNLGHQHPRLVESIQRQAGRLATIAPAFANDVRGELARLVAERAPGTLNKVFFTNGGTEAVEHAVRMARHHTGRRKVLAAYRSYHGGTTTSMSLTGEPRRWANDPGDNSVVHFFGPYAYRSVFHSTTPEEETQRALEHLEQVINLEGPPTIAAIILESVVGTNGVLVPPPGYLAGVREICDRYGLVFIADEVMVGFGRFGEWFAINAFDVTPDLITFAKGINSGYVPLGGVVISDAIATSFDHRPYPGGLTYSGHPLACAVGVETIKVFEDDQILKRVRDLGERVVRPELERWVQAHPSVGEIRGRGLFWAVELVRNKETREPLVPFNASGEAAAPMNAFAAACKKAGLWPFTHFNRTHVAPPLIISEEDLRRGLSIIDAALNVADGYVD; translated from the coding sequence ATGACTGACGTTCAGAATCACATCGGAATCGATCCCGCCAGCGCGCCGATCGAGGCTCCCGCGGCCGAGGCGCAGGTCCGCGCCGACGACCGTGGGCACGTTTTCCACTCATGGTCCGCGCAGGCGATGATCGACCCGCTGCCGATCGCCGGTGGTTCGGGCGCGACATTCTGGGACTACACCGGCAAGGAGTACCTGGACTTCGCCTCGCAGCTGGTCAATCTCAACCTGGGGCACCAGCATCCGCGTCTGGTCGAATCGATCCAGCGTCAGGCCGGTCGGCTGGCCACCATTGCCCCCGCCTTCGCCAACGACGTGCGCGGCGAGCTTGCCCGCCTGGTCGCCGAGCGCGCGCCCGGAACCCTGAACAAGGTGTTCTTCACCAACGGTGGCACCGAGGCCGTCGAGCATGCGGTGCGCATGGCGCGCCACCACACCGGGCGCCGCAAAGTGCTTGCCGCATACCGCAGCTACCACGGCGGCACCACCACCTCGATGTCGCTGACGGGTGAGCCGCGCCGCTGGGCCAACGACCCGGGTGACAACTCCGTGGTGCACTTCTTCGGTCCGTATGCCTACCGTTCGGTGTTCCACTCCACCACGCCCGAGGAGGAAACCCAGAGGGCGCTGGAGCATCTGGAGCAGGTCATCAACCTGGAGGGCCCGCCCACCATCGCCGCGATCATCCTGGAATCGGTGGTCGGCACCAACGGTGTGCTGGTGCCCCCGCCGGGCTACCTGGCCGGCGTTCGGGAGATCTGCGACCGGTACGGCCTGGTGTTCATCGCCGACGAGGTAATGGTCGGCTTCGGCCGATTCGGGGAATGGTTCGCCATCAACGCCTTTGATGTCACCCCGGATCTCATCACCTTTGCCAAGGGCATCAACTCCGGTTACGTCCCGCTGGGTGGTGTGGTGATCTCCGATGCCATCGCCACCAGCTTCGACCACCGCCCGTACCCGGGTGGGCTGACCTACTCCGGCCATCCATTGGCCTGCGCGGTGGGCGTCGAGACCATCAAGGTCTTCGAGGATGACCAGATCCTGAAGCGGGTGCGCGATCTCGGTGAGCGCGTGGTGCGTCCGGAGCTGGAACGCTGGGTGCAGGCGCACCCGAGCGTCGGTGAGATCCGCGGCCGTGGCCTGTTCTGGGCCGTGGAACTGGTGCGCAACAAGGAAACTCGTGAACCCCTGGTGCCGTTCAACGCCAGTGGTGAGGCGGCGGCGCCGATGAACGCGTTCGCGGCGGCGTGCAAGAAGGCAGGCCTGTGGCCGTTCACGCACTTCAACCGCACGCATGTGGCGCCTCCGCTGATTATCAGCGAGGAAGATCTGCGGCGCGGGCTCTCGATCATCGACGCGGCGCTGAATGTCGCCGACGGGTACGTGGATTAA